The region GTCTGAAAATGATCTCAGCTGAAGGCCTGAAAGAAATCGATCGTGCGATCGCGAAGTATCCCGCCGATCAGAAACAGTCCGCCGTGATGTCGGCGCTGGCCACTGCTCAGGAAGAGCATGGCTGGCTGTCGCCCGAACTCATGCAGTTCGTCGCGGACTATCTCGGCATGCCGGCGGTCGCCGTGCAGGAGGTGGCGACCTTCTACACGATGTACGAGACCTCGCCGGTCGGCAAGTACAAGATCACGCTCTGCACGAACCTGCCGTGCCAGCTCGGCCCGGATGGCGGCGCCGACAGCGCTGCTGACTATCTGAAGCAGAAGCTCGGCATCGACTTCGGCGAAACCACGGCGGACGGCAGGTTCACCCTGAAAGAAGGTGAGTGCATGGGCGCGTGCGGCGATGCGCCGGTGATGCTGGTGAACAACCATCGCATGTGCAGCTTCATGAGCCGCGCGAAGATCGACCAGCTGCTCGAGGAGCTTTCGAAATGACGTCTTTACACGATCGTCACATCAAACCGCTGATTCTCGCCGGCCTGAACGGCGACAACTGGCATCTCGAAGACTATGTGGCGCGCGGCGGTTACGCCCAGCTGCGCCGCATTCTGGAAGAAAAGATTCCGCCCGAGCAGGTGATCGCCG is a window of Paraburkholderia phytofirmans OLGA172 DNA encoding:
- the nuoE gene encoding NADH-quinone oxidoreductase subunit NuoE, which codes for MISAEGLKEIDRAIAKYPADQKQSAVMSALATAQEEHGWLSPELMQFVADYLGMPAVAVQEVATFYTMYETSPVGKYKITLCTNLPCQLGPDGGADSAADYLKQKLGIDFGETTADGRFTLKEGECMGACGDAPVMLVNNHRMCSFMSRAKIDQLLEELSK